In Equus przewalskii isolate Varuska chromosome 6, EquPr2, whole genome shotgun sequence, one DNA window encodes the following:
- the LOC103547516 gene encoding olfactory receptor 5P3-like — MGTGNCTTVAEFILLGLTEDTTVCAILFIVFLGVYVATLMGNVSIITLIRSSPQLHTPMYLFLCHLALVDMGYSSSVTPVMLVSLLREGTSLPVVGCVAQLCSVVTFGTAECFLLAAMAYDRYVAICLPLVYSTHMSPRICVLLVGISYLGGCVNAWTFTSCLLSLSFCGPNKVNHFFCDYSPLLKLSCSRDFTSEIIPAISSGSIIVVTVFVIALSYVSILFSILKMHSPEGRHKAFSTCTSHLTVVTLFYGTITFIYVMPKSSYSTEQNKVVSVFYTVMIPMLNPLIYSLRNKEVKKTMGKLMTGRHRRS; from the coding sequence ATGGGGACTGGAAACTGCACAACTGTGGCAGAGTTCATTCTTTTAGGGTTAACGGAGGATACAACAGTttgtgccattttatttattgtgtttctgGGAGTCTATGTGGCCACTTTAATGGGCAATGTCAGCATAATCACGTTAATCAGAAGCAGCCCTCAGCTTCATACCCCAATGTACCTTTTCCTTTGCCATCTGGCCCTTGTAGACATGGGGTACTCCTCATCAGTCACACCTGTCATGCTCGTGAGCTTGCTCAGGGAAGGCACCTCTCTGCCCGTTGTTGGTTGTGTAGCTCAACTGTGTTCTGTAGTCACATTTGGGACAGCTGAGTGCTTCTTGCTGGCTGCCATGGCCTAtgatcgctatgtggccatctgcttGCCGCTGGTCTACTCCACCCACATGTCCCCCAGAATCTGCGTTCTCTTAGTGGGGATATCCTACCTGGGTGGATGTGTGAATGCTTGGACATTTACTAGCTGTTTATTAAGTCTGTCCTTCTGTGGACCAAATAAAGTCAATCACTTTTTCTGTGACTATTCACCACTTTTGAAACTTTCCTGTTCTCGTGATTTTACTTCTGAAATAATTCCAGCCATATCTTCTGGATCCATCATTGTGGTCACTGTGTTTGTCATTGCTCTCTCTTATGTCTCCATACTTTTCTCAATCCTGAAGATGCACTCTCCCGAGGGGAGGcacaaagccttctccacctgtaCCTCCCACCTCACAGTGGTCACTCTGTTCTATGGGACCATTACATTCATTTATGTAATGCCTAAGTCCAGCTACTCAACTGAACAAAACAAAGTGGTGTCTGTGTTCTACACAGTCATGATCCCCATGTTGAACCCTCTCATCTATAGTCTGAGGAATAAGGAGGTTAAAAAGACCATGGGAAAACTGATGACTGGAAGACATCGGCGGTCCTGA
- the LOC103547509 gene encoding olfactory receptor 5P76-like, whose product MDALGHGNHTQVAGFILLGLTDDPILQIILFMTILFMYLVTTTGNLSTIILIRISSQLHHPMYFFLSHLAFADMGLSSSVTPNMLVNFLVERNTISYFGCGIQLGSVALFGTIECFLLAAMAYDRFMAICSPLIYSTKMSTEVCIKFLIVAYGGGFLNACTVAISFFTLLFCGANQVNHFFCDLAPLVKLSCSDVSISAVVPSFTSGSIIVLTVFVIAVSYIYILITILKMRSTEGHHKAFSTCASHLTAVTLYYGTITFVYVTPKSCYSSDQNKVVSVFYMVVIPMLNPLIYSLRNNEIKGALKRQLARKIFS is encoded by the coding sequence ATGGATGCCCTGGGACATGGAAACCACACTCAAGTGGCAGGGTTCATTTTATTGGGCTTAACTGATGACCCAATCCTTCAAATCATCCTCTTCATGACCATCTTGTTTATGTACCTGGTGACCACAACTGGCAATCTCAGCACAATCATTCTTATTAGAATATCTTCTCAGCTCCATCatcctatgtatttttttctgagccaCTTGGCTTTTGCTGACATGGGCTTATCATCATCTGTCACACCCAATATGCTTGTAAACTTCCTGGTGGAGAGAAACACCATCTCCTATTTTGGATGTGGCATCCAGCTTGGTTCTGTTGCTCTTTTTGGAACAATTGAATGCTTCCTTCTGGCTGCCATGGCATATGATCGCTTTATGGCAATCTGCAGCCCATTGATTTATTCCACTAAAATGTCCACAGAAGTTTGCATTAAATTTCTCATAGTGGCTTATGGAGGTGGTTTTCTCAATGCTTGCACTGTTGCTATATCCTTCTTTACTTTACTGTTCTGTGGAGCAAACCAAGTCaatcattttttctgtgatttaGCTCCTTTAGTTAAACTGTCCTGTTCTGATGTCAGTATCTCTGCAGTTGTTCCCTCATTTACTTCTGGCTCCATCATTGTGCTCACGGTGTTTGTCATAGCCGTCTCCTACATCTacatcctcatcaccatcctGAAGATGCGCTCCACTGAGGGGCACCacaaggccttctccacctgtgcgTCACACCTCACAGCTGTCACTCTGTACTATGGGACCATCACATTCGTTTATGTAACACCCAAGTCCTGCTACTCAAGTGACCAGAACAAGGTAGTGTCTGTGTTCTACATGGTGGTGATCCCCATGTTGAACCCCCTCATCTACAGCCTCAGGAACAATGAGATTAAGGGGGCTCTGAAGAGACAGCttgctagaaaaatattttcttag